In the genome of Leptospira dzoumogneensis, one region contains:
- a CDS encoding transposase yields MRERRHGERFGLGGKDPYSSSNSNPHKLASYLPLLTSSAQSQHSPNSNYTNKSLSSVRPISKSHLGINKDFYLFITKKFLDNFYPKTCTTPACENHILDKEISTRPEIIRCSKCHSQQSRLSYSPLHHFKLPLWMFGYVLHESLIQFPKVLTSTEISKRLKIGYKAASLLKRRFQLFCSDQLPKYKDLTYNALNHQFKDFLLPPNEDKDISSKMANKPYVCVDTAVLYSAGERANKGRKRYNSKGQTSSIFLSPKLGGKQIGTLVQTIGIKNGPVFFTSVPNQKAETLGPIIKDHIPTSSAVFTDFGYSWLWGVYRNHRSVNHSARSKDNRFRWARNRYSKNGIHSQVAEGNNRLLKTAFAAYGWIKPKYSTLYLNEFSFIKNANVFGLDILVDDGLSRELLASNRNWLRQEPVKIRSKGSLLKQYPHLLAENIMLQEDHIVRIRIKKVHT; encoded by the coding sequence ATGCGAGAGCGACGGCACGGGGAGCGGTTCGGATTGGGGGGAAAGGATCCTTACTCATCTAGTAATTCCAATCCTCACAAACTAGCTTCTTACTTACCATTACTAACCTCTTCCGCGCAATCCCAACATTCACCTAATAGTAATTATACGAATAAAAGCCTCTCCTCTGTTAGACCTATTAGCAAATCCCACTTAGGTATTAACAAGGACTTCTACTTATTTATTACTAAGAAGTTTCTAGATAATTTCTACCCAAAAACTTGCACAACTCCCGCGTGTGAAAACCATATTTTGGATAAAGAAATTAGCACAAGACCTGAAATCATTCGCTGTAGTAAATGCCATTCTCAACAGTCTAGACTTTCTTACAGTCCCCTACACCACTTTAAACTACCTCTTTGGATGTTTGGATATGTATTACATGAATCTTTAATACAATTTCCTAAGGTCTTAACTTCTACTGAGATAAGTAAAAGACTAAAAATTGGTTATAAAGCAGCTAGTTTACTTAAAAGAAGATTCCAGTTATTCTGTTCCGATCAGTTACCGAAGTATAAAGACCTAACCTACAATGCTCTAAACCATCAGTTTAAAGACTTCCTGCTGCCTCCTAATGAAGACAAAGACATTTCTTCTAAAATGGCTAATAAACCCTATGTATGCGTAGATACAGCCGTTTTATACTCAGCAGGTGAAAGAGCTAATAAAGGAAGAAAGAGATACAATAGCAAAGGACAAACATCCTCTATATTCCTTTCCCCGAAGCTTGGTGGAAAACAGATAGGAACCTTAGTACAAACTATTGGTATTAAAAATGGTCCTGTATTCTTTACTTCTGTGCCTAATCAAAAGGCAGAAACGCTAGGACCTATAATTAAAGACCATATACCTACTTCATCTGCTGTTTTTACTGATTTTGGTTATTCATGGCTCTGGGGAGTATATAGAAACCATAGATCAGTGAATCATTCTGCAAGATCTAAAGATAACAGATTTAGATGGGCAAGAAATAGATATTCTAAAAATGGAATACATTCTCAGGTAGCAGAAGGAAACAATAGGTTACTCAAAACAGCTTTTGCTGCCTATGGTTGGATTAAACCAAAGTATTCTACATTATATTTGAATGAATTTAGTTTTATTAAGAATGCGAATGTATTTGGACTAGATATACTAGTTGATGATGGTTTGAGTAGGGAGCTTTTAGCATCTAATCGGAATTGGCTACGACAGGAGCCGGTGAAGATTAGATCTAAAGGATCCTTACTCAAACAGTATCCGCATCTTCTTGCTGAAAATATAATGCTGCAAGAAGACCATATCGTCCGGATTAGAATCAAAAAAGTTCACACCTAG
- a CDS encoding PilZ domain-containing protein, whose product MAVGRSDTLQELITILETMFGETIIGSDINLVKHLFYSLKADQREFPFDYEGEKLNSVVEEVSEDTLVLYVPYLQPKGILRAKISFEILNILYQFEVVLLDFWEDHVRVKIPSELQAAAFRKNLRVAVDDLFMNYVILYRSLSGGERELGKNLSVEQRFFHLMKEIKKDNPSLKLINLMVTEYILGISRDYEIVFFGPGKDGGFFGDFIKKYNRPVYVPDCSLIKSYIGEEKDPYLDNFRDEYLHLIQTRGQAKADEFFRELQKEEVRNFLISYIVTPIRLFNDPIGYVKVFSTAMDKFSIVQQQALYIEELGDILTYALTKVYIRQENFRNEKAVTRILDISMNGLLFEIEDERTFNYLKQHNIIKMFVPISERNLVLRGEVVRFLEVGDGKYQLGVNFFDSNPDDMVFLQHYIFSKKMRILFE is encoded by the coding sequence ATGGCTGTAGGACGATCGGATACACTCCAGGAATTGATTACGATTTTAGAAACGATGTTTGGAGAAACAATCATCGGTTCCGATATCAATCTAGTTAAACACCTGTTTTATAGTTTAAAGGCGGATCAAAGAGAGTTCCCATTCGATTATGAAGGGGAGAAGCTCAACTCTGTCGTCGAGGAAGTCAGCGAAGACACTCTCGTCCTATATGTTCCTTATCTACAGCCAAAAGGGATCTTAAGAGCAAAAATCAGTTTCGAAATCTTGAATATACTTTATCAATTCGAAGTTGTACTTCTGGACTTTTGGGAAGACCATGTTCGTGTCAAGATCCCTTCCGAATTACAAGCAGCTGCATTCCGTAAAAACCTCCGGGTCGCAGTAGACGACCTATTTATGAATTATGTGATCCTCTATCGTTCCTTGAGCGGAGGAGAAAGAGAACTCGGAAAAAATTTAAGCGTAGAGCAAAGGTTTTTTCATCTCATGAAAGAGATCAAAAAGGATAACCCAAGCCTAAAGTTGATCAATTTAATGGTTACCGAATATATTCTTGGGATTTCCAGGGACTATGAGATCGTATTCTTCGGGCCGGGAAAAGACGGAGGATTTTTCGGAGACTTCATTAAAAAGTATAACCGTCCTGTCTATGTTCCGGATTGTTCTTTAATTAAAAGTTATATAGGAGAGGAGAAGGACCCATATCTGGATAATTTCCGAGACGAATATCTACATCTGATCCAGACCAGAGGCCAAGCAAAGGCGGATGAATTTTTCAGAGAACTCCAAAAAGAAGAAGTTCGTAACTTTTTAATCTCTTATATAGTCACCCCAATCCGTTTATTCAATGATCCGATCGGCTACGTGAAAGTGTTCTCTACCGCGATGGATAAATTCTCTATCGTACAACAACAAGCATTGTATATAGAAGAATTAGGAGATATTCTTACCTACGCTTTAACTAAAGTATATATCCGCCAGGAAAACTTCAGAAATGAAAAGGCAGTAACTCGTATCCTGGACATCAGTATGAATGGACTTCTATTCGAAATAGAAGATGAAAGGACTTTTAATTATTTAAAACAGCATAATATTATCAAAATGTTCGTTCCGATCTCGGAGAGGAATTTGGTCCTAAGAGGAGAAGTGGTCCGATTCTTAGAGGTTGGGGACGGCAAATACCAACTAGGTGTGAACTTTTTTGATTCTAATCCGGACGATATGGTCTTCTTGCAGCATTATATTTTCAGCAAGAAGATGCGGATACTGTTTGAGTAA
- a CDS encoding enoyl-CoA hydratase/isomerase family protein, producing the protein MALVDSETVELSSESRIEILYLNNPETKNSMTVAMGHEFQAHIEKLKKNPPRAVVITGKNDIFSAGGNFELLKSFAEKSFEQNKKEMFEFYNLFLSVRDLNVPVICAANGHAIGAGLSITLACDLRVFADEGKYQFNFVKLGIHPGMGSSYLAKELFGMETANRLLFLAETVSGKEALSLGICYDSVPKAEVLQRATEIAISLSESAPMALSELKKNIYDREKLNAALRKEAESQALNFLSQDFRETIKSIEEKRKPVFKGR; encoded by the coding sequence ATGGCATTAGTTGATTCAGAAACAGTAGAACTTTCTTCCGAATCTAGAATAGAAATTCTTTATCTGAACAACCCGGAAACCAAGAACTCCATGACTGTTGCCATGGGTCATGAGTTCCAAGCTCATATAGAAAAGCTTAAAAAGAATCCACCTAGAGCGGTTGTCATTACCGGTAAGAACGATATTTTCTCCGCAGGCGGCAATTTCGAATTATTAAAATCTTTCGCTGAAAAGTCCTTCGAACAGAACAAAAAAGAAATGTTCGAATTTTATAATCTATTCTTAAGCGTTAGAGATCTAAACGTTCCTGTGATCTGTGCTGCGAATGGTCACGCGATCGGTGCGGGTCTTTCCATCACTCTTGCCTGCGACCTTAGGGTTTTTGCTGACGAAGGAAAATATCAATTCAATTTCGTGAAATTAGGGATCCATCCAGGAATGGGATCCAGTTATCTTGCGAAAGAATTATTCGGAATGGAAACTGCAAACCGCCTTTTATTTTTGGCAGAAACAGTAAGCGGTAAAGAAGCTCTTTCTTTAGGAATTTGTTATGATTCAGTTCCGAAAGCGGAAGTTCTTCAAAGAGCTACCGAGATTGCAATCTCTCTGAGTGAAAGCGCTCCTATGGCACTTAGTGAATTAAAAAAGAATATTTACGATCGTGAAAAACTGAATGCTGCTTTGCGTAAAGAGGCAGAATCCCAGGCTCTCAACTTCTTATCCCAGGATTTCAGAGAAACGATCAAATCTATTGAAGAAAAAAGAAAGCCGGTATTTAAAGGGCGTTAA
- a CDS encoding LIC_10740 family protein → MNLQKIKEIWDRFLTHLDTFYTWVFELATRAADSKESKRILFLTYSWIIVLLFLTGFILAGKNPLKLLVPFTLYDLPNIDPRKEIVIYGSDGEGQVFPVKRKVLLTGEDFRHDVLTLVGEAGESSYFDPTVPNASAQYRNLKKLPNLQDSVISIWKRGDVLILDLRKSTLENLLSDMKFRIDYTYASQMTEEQKSAEIERKKLGLLSSAFLATEKTLFENYPDLNRIEYKLGGEMGDLPGLSYLLSSTHTR, encoded by the coding sequence ATGAACTTGCAAAAGATTAAGGAAATTTGGGATCGCTTCCTCACTCATTTGGACACCTTTTATACTTGGGTTTTCGAGCTTGCTACCAGAGCCGCAGATTCCAAAGAATCCAAAAGGATATTATTCTTAACGTATTCTTGGATCATCGTACTATTGTTCCTTACAGGTTTCATTCTCGCAGGAAAAAACCCGTTAAAACTACTCGTTCCATTCACACTATATGATCTGCCTAATATAGATCCTAGAAAAGAAATCGTAATATACGGTTCAGATGGAGAAGGCCAGGTATTCCCGGTAAAAAGAAAAGTACTCTTAACCGGCGAAGACTTTAGACACGATGTTTTAACATTAGTGGGGGAAGCCGGTGAGTCCAGTTATTTCGATCCTACCGTTCCGAACGCTTCCGCTCAATATAGAAATCTGAAAAAACTTCCTAATTTACAAGACTCTGTCATCTCTATTTGGAAAAGAGGAGATGTTTTGATCTTGGATTTGAGAAAGTCCACATTGGAAAACTTACTTTCGGACATGAAGTTCAGGATCGATTATACATACGCGAGTCAGATGACGGAAGAGCAAAAGTCTGCAGAGATAGAACGTAAAAAATTGGGACTATTGTCGTCAGCATTCTTAGCGACTGAAAAAACCTTATTCGAGAATTATCCTGATCTAAATCGTATCGAATATAAGTTAGGCGGAGAAATGGGAGATTTGCCCGGTTTAAGCTATTTGCTCTCTTCTACCCATACAAGATAA
- a CDS encoding N-acetylmuramoyl-L-alanine amidase family protein, protein MDKDQILLWGLGFFLIFSAPVFAESRIQTIGKNGYVPFEEIHKKIPGLQSKFESATLVGSISHASGEIRFRIGASFYAINGSLEKTNLPVVYKDKDFLLPPDLVEAIFVRLLPGDVSYEFKEDELIFDLLPKAERLKLSAIIVDAGHGGKDPGTSSDKGMQEKLVSLQVARFLKKFLNKVYPEVRVILTRSNDSFIELERRSEIANKEIQKGGSVLFVSLHCNASISSDVNGFEVYYLSQTPSTEIAREVSLFENGISGKKGGTSYGKIQAGMMSSMIQRRSRLLARSVESEMKKNLGPKILSRGVKKADFSVLRGSLMPAILVEMGYLTHNKESEVLADKTHQVKLAKSILEGVRAYELAKD, encoded by the coding sequence TTGGACAAGGATCAAATCCTTCTTTGGGGGTTAGGATTCTTTCTAATTTTTAGCGCACCTGTTTTTGCCGAGTCCAGGATACAAACCATCGGCAAGAACGGATACGTTCCCTTCGAAGAGATCCATAAAAAGATCCCGGGACTACAATCTAAATTCGAGTCCGCTACATTGGTAGGCTCTATCTCTCATGCTTCCGGTGAGATACGATTTCGTATCGGAGCCTCCTTTTACGCGATCAATGGTAGTTTAGAAAAAACGAATTTACCTGTAGTTTATAAGGACAAGGATTTCTTACTTCCTCCCGATCTAGTCGAGGCGATCTTCGTTCGTTTATTGCCCGGAGATGTAAGTTACGAATTTAAAGAAGACGAACTTATATTCGATCTATTGCCTAAAGCGGAAAGATTAAAACTTTCCGCGATCATAGTGGATGCGGGACATGGGGGAAAAGATCCGGGGACTTCTTCCGATAAAGGGATGCAGGAGAAGTTAGTGTCTCTGCAGGTGGCCCGTTTTTTGAAAAAATTCCTGAATAAGGTATATCCTGAAGTTAGGGTGATACTGACCAGGTCCAATGATTCATTTATAGAATTAGAGAGAAGGTCCGAGATCGCGAATAAAGAGATCCAAAAGGGAGGATCCGTTTTATTCGTAAGTTTGCATTGTAATGCATCTATTTCTTCGGATGTAAACGGATTCGAAGTGTATTATTTGTCCCAGACCCCCAGTACTGAAATCGCGAGAGAAGTCTCATTATTCGAAAATGGGATTTCCGGCAAGAAAGGCGGGACCTCCTACGGCAAGATCCAGGCAGGAATGATGTCCTCCATGATCCAAAGAAGAAGTCGTCTTCTCGCCAGAAGTGTCGAATCCGAGATGAAAAAAAACCTTGGTCCAAAGATATTGTCTAGAGGAGTGAAGAAGGCGGACTTTTCCGTGCTAAGGGGAAGTTTGATGCCTGCCATTCTGGTCGAAATGGGTTACCTCACCCATAATAAAGAATCGGAGGTATTGGCTGATAAAACTCACCAAGTGAAATTAGCCAAAAGTATATTAGAAGGTGTGAGAGCGTATGAACTTGCAAAAGATTAA
- a CDS encoding DEAD/DEAH box helicase, which produces MKFEELNLEPNLQKAIQEAGFTELTPIQEKAIPPGMEGRDVTGLAQTGTGKTVAFLVPTIHSILTRGIQGVSTLILAPTRELVIQISEEAEKLLKHTDYRVVPIIGGTDYKVQNRDLNGLNGLIVATPGRLIDLARSGSADLEKVEFFILDEADRMLDMGFIYDIRWLLHKCKNRKQTLLFSATLSVEVMRLAYRFMNEPVEIQINPDKLITERIDQKLVHLGREEKLPYMVNSILAEELEGQGIIFTNFKANIPKIVNSLRKFGIPITGISSDLDQKKRLRLMRDFKSGKFKFMVATDVASRGIDVENIEVVFNFDLPQDTENYVHRIGRTARAGRVGKSISFCSESDYVELEKIEKYLKQKIDVLPVHEEALTFPVGEFQVFVGGDAFDNAPVERNGNRNQGRDRGPKKRGDFQRNGNGGNQRGEKNWNRESGDRKKDFNRDSRPGKQNGGHKKRPEAAIQEAQEFLQKADSVFGSNGARKDRNQKNQNQKKGKQRSDFQKQHSHNHQNQENKKQKSNYDKSKRNLFDINDSKRSSDKKKGSIWTRIKSFFGG; this is translated from the coding sequence ATGAAATTCGAAGAATTAAATCTAGAGCCTAACCTGCAAAAAGCAATCCAAGAAGCAGGATTTACCGAGCTCACTCCTATACAAGAAAAAGCAATCCCTCCCGGAATGGAAGGAAGGGATGTAACCGGTTTAGCACAAACAGGAACCGGTAAGACTGTGGCATTCTTGGTGCCGACCATTCACTCCATCTTGACAAGAGGAATACAAGGAGTCAGTACTTTGATCCTTGCTCCTACTAGAGAGTTAGTGATCCAAATTTCGGAAGAAGCCGAAAAGTTACTGAAACATACGGACTATAGAGTTGTCCCGATCATCGGCGGAACTGATTATAAAGTCCAGAACAGAGATCTGAACGGACTGAATGGTCTTATCGTTGCGACTCCGGGAAGATTGATCGATCTAGCAAGAAGCGGAAGCGCCGATCTAGAAAAGGTCGAGTTCTTTATTCTGGATGAAGCGGATCGTATGTTGGACATGGGTTTCATCTACGATATACGCTGGCTTCTTCATAAATGTAAGAATAGAAAGCAGACATTACTTTTCTCCGCAACTCTTTCGGTCGAAGTTATGCGACTTGCATATCGTTTTATGAACGAGCCTGTAGAGATACAGATCAATCCTGATAAACTGATCACTGAAAGAATAGATCAGAAACTGGTCCATTTGGGAAGAGAGGAGAAGTTACCTTATATGGTGAATTCCATTCTTGCAGAAGAACTGGAAGGACAAGGAATTATATTCACAAATTTTAAAGCGAATATTCCTAAAATAGTGAATTCTCTCAGAAAATTCGGAATTCCGATCACCGGAATTTCTTCGGACCTGGACCAGAAAAAAAGACTTAGGCTGATGAGGGATTTTAAATCCGGAAAGTTCAAGTTTATGGTGGCGACCGACGTTGCAAGCCGCGGTATCGACGTTGAAAATATCGAAGTAGTTTTCAATTTTGATCTTCCTCAAGACACAGAGAACTATGTGCATAGGATCGGAAGAACCGCAAGAGCGGGAAGAGTCGGTAAGTCCATCAGCTTCTGTTCCGAGTCGGATTATGTTGAATTGGAGAAGATAGAAAAATATCTGAAACAAAAGATAGATGTTCTGCCGGTTCACGAAGAAGCGCTTACATTCCCTGTTGGTGAGTTCCAGGTTTTTGTAGGCGGAGACGCATTTGATAATGCACCTGTCGAAAGAAATGGGAACAGGAACCAAGGAAGGGACAGAGGTCCTAAAAAACGAGGTGATTTCCAACGTAACGGTAACGGCGGGAATCAAAGAGGGGAGAAGAACTGGAATAGAGAATCTGGAGATCGCAAAAAAGATTTCAACAGAGATTCCAGACCTGGCAAGCAGAACGGCGGTCATAAAAAAAGACCGGAAGCTGCTATCCAAGAAGCACAAGAGTTTTTACAAAAAGCGGACAGCGTATTCGGTTCCAATGGTGCTCGTAAAGATAGAAACCAGAAAAACCAGAATCAGAAGAAAGGAAAACAACGTTCCGATTTTCAAAAACAACATTCTCATAATCACCAAAACCAAGAGAATAAAAAACAGAAATCGAATTACGATAAGAGCAAACGTAACTTATTCGATATAAACGATTCTAAAAGATCTTCAGACAAGAAGAAGGGATCAATTTGGACAAGGATCAAATCCTTCTTTGGGGGTTAG
- a CDS encoding class I SAM-dependent methyltransferase — protein MSSILELEPHPEYPEAYMVCRRTGVYFYKLAKERDYEDSYFQEEYKNQYKKTYYEDEPQLRNLAKARLDMMSAFQDPKGKTLFEIGSAAGFFLSEAEKKGYKVKGLELSSTEAEYSKNKLGLDVVSGSFLDDSIFPKETFDAVCAFFVIEHFPNAELVFERINKLLKPGGLLFLGLPSLNGPSFQTDPDEWFRTHPSDHFWDYSPDSLKKMLKMYGLVTVYKKPMSYHPNRDKGWKGKYLTHRLFVRYANLSCYADTFHSIAIKKI, from the coding sequence ATGTCCTCAATACTCGAATTGGAACCTCACCCAGAATATCCGGAAGCCTATATGGTATGCCGTCGCACGGGGGTCTATTTCTATAAATTGGCAAAGGAAAGGGATTACGAAGATTCCTATTTTCAGGAAGAATACAAGAATCAGTACAAAAAGACCTACTACGAGGACGAACCTCAGCTTAGAAATTTAGCTAAGGCGCGTTTAGATATGATGAGCGCATTCCAGGATCCGAAAGGTAAAACTCTTTTCGAGATAGGATCCGCCGCCGGTTTTTTCTTATCCGAAGCGGAGAAGAAAGGATACAAAGTCAAAGGTCTGGAACTTTCTTCCACAGAAGCGGAGTATTCCAAAAACAAATTAGGTTTGGATGTTGTCTCCGGTTCTTTCTTGGATGATTCGATTTTTCCCAAAGAAACTTTCGATGCGGTCTGTGCGTTTTTTGTAATAGAACATTTTCCGAATGCGGAGCTTGTTTTCGAGAGGATTAATAAATTGTTAAAGCCGGGTGGGCTATTATTCTTAGGTCTTCCTTCATTGAATGGACCTTCTTTCCAAACCGATCCTGATGAATGGTTTCGTACTCATCCGTCGGACCATTTTTGGGATTACTCACCCGATTCTCTTAAAAAAATGTTGAAAATGTACGGTCTCGTCACGGTATATAAGAAACCTATGTCATACCACCCTAATAGAGATAAGGGATGGAAAGGCAAATACCTGACACATCGGCTCTTTGTTCGCTACGCAAACCTCTCCTGCTACGCCGACACATTCCACTCAATCGCGATTAAAAAAATATGA
- a CDS encoding RidA family protein has translation MSILEKIKSLGLELPPAPKAIAAYIPAIQTGNLVFTSGQLPLKDGKLMLTGTLGAGLSIDDVKAATEQAALNGLAAIAGVIGDLDKIKSIVKIGVFVSSGPDFTEQHLVANHASNLLLSIFGEAGRHARFAVGNSSLPLGAPVEVEMTVSLG, from the coding sequence ATGAGCATACTCGAAAAAATCAAATCCCTTGGGTTGGAACTCCCACCTGCGCCTAAGGCGATTGCAGCTTATATACCTGCCATACAAACAGGAAATCTGGTATTCACTTCCGGCCAATTGCCCTTGAAAGACGGCAAACTCATGCTCACGGGAACCCTTGGCGCCGGACTTTCTATAGATGATGTGAAGGCTGCCACGGAACAAGCCGCTTTGAACGGACTTGCAGCGATCGCAGGAGTGATCGGAGATTTGGACAAAATAAAGAGTATCGTAAAGATCGGAGTATTCGTTTCTTCCGGCCCTGATTTTACGGAACAACACCTAGTCGCAAATCATGCATCTAATCTGCTCTTAAGCATTTTTGGAGAAGCAGGACGTCATGCGCGCTTCGCGGTGGGAAATTCTTCTCTTCCATTAGGAGCTCCGGTAGAAGTAGAAATGACGGTTTCTTTAGGATGA
- the modB gene encoding molybdate ABC transporter permease subunit has protein sequence MDTFEWDSIRHPLFLTLKVTFFSTFFAALLGIFFAYWMSKLRFFGRAFADAILTLPMVLPPTVLGYYLLVVFGKKGILGHFLAEQFQYSILFNLHGAVLASTIVSFPLVYRSAKAAFEDLDPEYEEIALTLGKSKWETFFTVILPLSWRGILAGSMMAYARGMGEFGATLMIAGNIPEKTQTIALAIYDSVQSGKDEFSLVLVFVASITCVLVLTVSGILLKKSHW, from the coding sequence ATGGATACTTTCGAATGGGACTCCATCAGACATCCTCTATTTCTCACACTTAAAGTAACATTTTTCTCCACATTCTTCGCCGCATTACTCGGAATATTTTTCGCGTATTGGATGTCCAAGCTCCGATTTTTCGGAAGAGCGTTTGCGGATGCAATTTTGACATTGCCGATGGTCCTTCCCCCCACAGTGCTCGGATATTATCTTTTGGTGGTATTCGGCAAAAAAGGAATACTGGGACATTTTCTTGCGGAACAATTCCAATATTCTATATTATTTAATTTGCATGGAGCAGTTTTAGCTTCCACAATTGTTTCCTTTCCCTTGGTTTATAGATCCGCAAAAGCAGCCTTCGAAGATCTGGATCCAGAATACGAAGAGATCGCTCTCACTTTGGGAAAATCCAAATGGGAAACTTTTTTTACAGTGATACTCCCGCTTTCCTGGAGAGGGATTTTAGCAGGATCTATGATGGCCTATGCAAGAGGAATGGGAGAATTCGGAGCCACATTAATGATCGCAGGGAACATTCCAGAAAAAACACAAACGATCGCTCTTGCAATTTATGATTCGGTCCAATCCGGCAAAGACGAGTTTTCTTTGGTCTTAGTATTCGTAGCATCCATTACTTGTGTATTGGTATTGACAGTTTCCGGGATCTTACTTAAAAAATCTCATTGGTAA
- the modA gene encoding molybdate ABC transporter substrate-binding protein has protein sequence MTKRLYILLPVLLLLIQSPSYTQEKEKEITVSAASSLTDVLKELGPVFKQKTGTKAVFNFGSSGSLYQQIEKGAPVDVFISADQDIVDKGIKAEVLRSSTKTILLKNTLVLIQPKTSELKIKKLEDLQLPEIKKIAIGNPSSVPAGKYAEEVLTKNHLNISLKEKFIPAENVRQVLDYVGREEVEVGFVYVTDAAIAESKVKVALILSGHKPILYPGILVTGTKNSEEAKSFLEFLKKSPEAKETFLKYKFILP, from the coding sequence ATGACTAAAAGATTATATATTTTACTCCCTGTTTTACTTCTACTCATCCAATCCCCATCTTATACGCAAGAAAAGGAAAAAGAGATCACTGTCTCGGCAGCCTCTAGTTTAACAGATGTATTGAAAGAATTAGGGCCGGTATTCAAACAAAAAACGGGAACCAAAGCGGTTTTTAATTTCGGATCTTCCGGAAGTTTATACCAACAGATTGAAAAAGGCGCCCCGGTAGATGTTTTCATTTCTGCGGACCAGGACATAGTGGATAAAGGGATCAAAGCAGAAGTTTTAAGATCTTCTACAAAAACGATCTTATTAAAAAATACCTTAGTGCTTATCCAACCTAAGACAAGCGAACTTAAGATCAAAAAGTTAGAAGATCTACAATTACCAGAAATCAAAAAGATCGCGATCGGAAATCCAAGTTCCGTTCCTGCGGGAAAATATGCTGAGGAAGTCCTTACTAAGAATCATCTAAACATTTCCTTAAAAGAAAAGTTCATTCCTGCGGAAAATGTAAGACAGGTTTTGGATTACGTAGGAAGAGAAGAAGTAGAAGTCGGATTTGTATACGTTACCGATGCAGCAATCGCTGAATCTAAAGTGAAGGTCGCACTCATATTAAGCGGACACAAACCGATCTTATATCCGGGAATTTTAGTAACCGGGACCAAAAATTCAGAAGAAGCAAAATCCTTCCTGGAATTCTTAAAAAAATCTCCGGAAGCAAAAGAAACCTTTTTAAAATATAAGTTTATACTTCCTTAA
- a CDS encoding ATP-binding cassette domain-containing protein, translating to MSLTVDIRKTLSDGNRKFELDVQFEFSGEFQVLYGPSGAGKSLTLRALAGLLRPDSGRISFANTVYFDSSSKKYIPPQKRNLGYVPQSYGLFPHLTVRKNIEFGLNRFFRITSQKDKETVSYLMNLFEIEETSESYPKHLSGGQKQRVAIARALARDPKILLLDEPFAALHTDLRQKMREELKSLRKKIRMPILLISHDPKDLEYFGTSALYMEEGKIISNRS from the coding sequence ATGTCTTTAACCGTAGATATCCGAAAAACACTCTCAGATGGAAATCGAAAATTCGAACTGGACGTTCAGTTTGAATTTTCCGGGGAATTTCAGGTATTGTACGGACCTTCAGGTGCGGGAAAAAGTCTCACATTACGGGCATTGGCCGGTCTTTTAAGACCGGATTCGGGACGGATCTCTTTTGCAAATACGGTCTATTTTGATTCTTCTTCCAAAAAGTATATTCCGCCTCAAAAAAGAAATCTAGGTTATGTTCCTCAAAGTTACGGTTTATTTCCTCATCTAACCGTTAGAAAGAATATAGAATTCGGATTAAACAGATTCTTTCGTATCACAAGCCAAAAAGACAAAGAAACAGTTTCTTACCTAATGAATTTATTCGAGATAGAGGAGACTTCCGAAAGTTATCCTAAACATCTTTCAGGCGGGCAAAAACAAAGAGTGGCGATCGCAAGAGCGCTTGCTCGAGATCCTAAAATTTTACTTTTGGATGAACCGTTTGCTGCACTTCATACGGATCTGAGACAAAAGATGAGAGAAGAATTAAAAAGTTTAAGGAAGAAGATCAGGATGCCAATTCTCCTGATCTCACATGATCCTAAAGATCTGGAATATTTCGGGACTTCTGCTCTTTATATGGAAGAAGGAAAGATAATTAGCAATCGTTCTTAA